In Chanodichthys erythropterus isolate Z2021 chromosome 18, ASM2448905v1, whole genome shotgun sequence, the following are encoded in one genomic region:
- the rp1l1a gene encoding retinitis pigmentosa 1-like 1 protein, translating into MPRAAPGSFDADTHFQNEQFPHPPTSSFGSSVKAASSAKRITFYKSGDTQFKGVKMAIHKRSFKCFDALLDDLSQKVPLPFGVRTITTPRGTHSIKHLEQLEDGGCYLCSDRRYVKPINIEAAGKRPAVWHHHSHPHNTRRKPSRPEEPPMGHQHHHRHPKRIVLVKNNDPAVRRSIVLSRRTARSLRVFMDEISELMQCHVKKLYTLEGRKIDNIQSLMQCPSVLVCVGREPFRPLLMESLKKLSDEKLPGMGTRSHSSICSEGHESKKNVNFGLETKKSIIHPRSDSSNRSTRFSLSSEKSYQNGICMTPGQSGCVSSCPYVKELVVNDDIEKRVLVNKDGSLSVEMKVRFRLFNDETLQWSTEIKKSATKVNNTGSIKDGDYLQAKAEYSDPDSISPSEETDEAFATKLHQKHLEETLCQNCCNHCQEYDIWKNPMHKDPVACKSPSSSGSSHRVVRKKSSVDSTHTISRSSGEYTEHVVEKASCFQQTMEEGDTRVEYCAVSRCCNRSEVSSAGITSKSQRSCEGEVFKVMEERPISAVSNSSNVLESLKEDQDDDYDDLPPSISRATDWSQSESDDQPKCAHCCGCQSSPRSYLSPRPPSKESSSVVNSLKLKKYKTTFAAPVEPDGMSTTSPVSKVSSRSHPCHCGAITPSSAASGQQHRPEGRACSTISRHSQVSCKSRGKASNHGINASNALEICEGNAENRSLSPTSGVSRRSGKSSVCSCNPEGNDPEKADSTLLKSNKSAASTSNAHENCEAVNNTLEVEATREHSESALSKNSNASSTSKISKRSNCSAHEMCSIGKSLKYEHNEAERVEERTKSATSAMSARSDFIISEREPTPALVLTETDEAEEKSQERVVSPISMHSNLSTISRTSFKSKSEYSEKAKMPRSCSPNDFKEVPSKLLNPQGDKSASAAAQNHTMSDNHCGQDTEFLQEVRSASAMSNKSNQFSEHSSHTSEQTTRSVKSCCDLQDKATPKSSLFDIQCEPETEVTTGERLCSSLSNSSKTSVKSNVSSKHSPTESKSTERVHSAMSIKTNASKGSCKSCKSNHNFSENTVTSVPNDVTPEECASPKSESKRATSTMSQTSEKSNACSERSVKSSAKSPAFQKMDNGKDMIQNALTVTSPLPRTKRSPSPRSNNDTEIKKTNSRATSGMSVSSNVSLQSQISSKCNCHCSSSCNLRETNPEKLKEDAKDESEESLSGKSKLSAKSLINNITSSGNQLDEPLSPTSTASVSLGLGEEHKGEDFDEQSISGISATTEDGGHKIKNVNGVDAEERPMTEMSVNSAISDSPRKSHHKNCKTPVQALSPVSTASIMSAELKKRMSGSQLNENNIRVPSTLSLSSSRSKSPSRVSQRSAKNTVMKERDCEAVNNTNHAEMTETSSKHDQSETASGKATPASDCLHSSETLQMSKNSQSTRESDKRSKCSSQCLEINGLNIKYNRDNDGGMVKSLKTSTSERRSVKNYTSRPNSAVMSDISQNCRSLPQQMPNKKKASDNHPDSSSDSVLSQALSAADLLRDIIDNARPVSRGSKSVTSSKNVDKVENKSQKSSRSKHEEVNNSSDCNNKELVPSCLPNTSPIEVVNDWLRNIPIEGHVYEMDVELTEYMTLAQGVDETSERDKGEEPESIIEVEEPCEDQAGENHIQQETNDSCGEKAQLETHEMDPNPEALTKQDSLQKQCHSSVQVMKVLLGPKLDRSTSLPEVSPVYGRRLSQSAQGLLDCLANLRLIDSDSKNEKHRKYNEIMMILQSLWLQKPSEDEQKKQNTKEHRSEDEFNPRSSSGVDVSGGSTGSVKGSMNGVVEKIETTQGTIPPIAEREASVQDKDEEENEEKSTTPAFECLDPSKVLSDPVTPDIAEQVQGSPVNTQLDEDQENGILHKEDIQSSENMNDSDQTPQTTSYKSSGNESYTMKSQENTSSGTPPSVQRAPLTKRVSQDPDPIWVLSLLKKLEKQFMLHYADAMAEFKVRWDLDDNEMLDTMISELKEEVHKRIQLSINRELQKIQSRAGRGPRPPGNTLSRESTAQTEQRRKRLRVMRNKSISMSRSDENYNASGTENSDQRSDDEYCPCDACMKKKMASRAVQQAQALSLAPVMMEFDLRKILQMKKDPAKPLESKPEEQRTTNLTCGVDKEEKNLEVVHEEIEDTNNDTKGHDVEMADQEEPDGALNAVDKGKNAHNIKDVSLDSEKRDPNEEETNDKRESGDVEGDEDEEKEGEHVKEVVNGKTDTGGKEEVEFVEEETEKGDTEKDEEEKVSLKEDAENSDAAAKAEKENEMTETGEETESGDNGAETEIGEESTQDKSAEDGSESKSNKEYTPETTEDEKSDETPNEESASDKNADGNQDGSEEDNGTSDTGQDEDQPEGKANVPKVKIEVEVRGDTENETDKCSSVEEDFENDKSDETIDDGCESTLPKQVTRTSMESQPGSVENCTNQTAQAKLKDLQSFMESVESQGDNMVVITKQPPYKEPHGPGNQKDMCNGLTEWQVSPKISNRTSIQKNTKDGQ; encoded by the exons ATGCCGAGGGCGGCCCCAGGCTCCTTCGACGCTGATACCCATTTTCAAAATGAACAGTTTCCTCATCCTCCAACATCATCTTTTGGCTCCAGTGTGAAAGCGGCCAGCTCAGCCAAAAGAATTACCTTCTACAAGAGTGGCGACACTCAGTTCAAAGGGGTCAAGATGGCCATCCATAAACGCAGCTTCAAATGCTTTGATGCCTTATTGGATGACCTTTCCCAAAAGGTTCCTCTACCTTTTGGTGTGCGTACTATCACGACCCCCAGGGGCACCCACAGCATTAAACATTTAGAGCAGTTAGAGGACGGAGGCTGTTACTTGTGCTCTGATCGCCGCTACGTCAAGCCAATCAACATAGAAGCTGCAGGGAAGAGGCCAGCGGTCTGGCACCACCACAGCCACCCACATAATACTCGCAGGAAGCCCTCCCGACCTGAGGAACCCCCCATGGGACATCAGCACCACCATCGGCACCCCAAAAGAATTGTTCTAGTGAAAAACAATGACCCTGCTGTTAGGCGATCCATTGTTCTGAGCAGACGAACTGCTCGAAGTCTTCGTGTCTTCATGGACGAGATTTCAGAACTCATGCAGTGTCATGTCAAGAAACTCTACACTCTGGAAGGacgcaag ATTGACAACATTCAGAGTCTGATGCAGTGCCCTAGTGTGCTGGTCTGTGTGGGTCGAGAACCCTTCAGACCGCTGCTCATGGAAAGCTTAAAGAAGCTCTCAGATGAAAAGCTTCCAGGAATGGGCACAAGGTCTCACTCTAGTATCTGCAGTGAAGGTCATGAAAGCAAAAAGAATG TTAACTTTGGCCTGGAGACAAAGAAAAGCATTATCCATCCAAGATCTGACTCGAGTAATAGATCTACAAGATTCTCTCTTTCTTCAGAAAAGTCCTATCAGAATGGAATATGTATGACACCAGGACAGTCCGGTTGCGTCAGCTCCTGTCCTTACGTTAAAGAACTCGTAGTGAATGATGACATTGAGAAGAGAGTGCTTGTTAACAAAGATGGCAGCCTTTCTGTGGAGATGAAGGTTCGCTTTCGGCTCTTCAACGATGAGACTCTCCAGTGGTCCACCGAGATCAAAAAGTCAGCCACAAAAGTGAATAACACTGGCTCCATAAAAGACGGTGATTATCTTCAAGCTAAAGCTGAGTATTCAGACCCAGACTCCATCTCTCCATCTGAAGAGACTGATGAAGCCTTTGCAACAAAGTTGCATCAGAAGCATCTTGAGGAGACACTTTGTCAGAACTGTTGCAACCACTGCCAAGAGTATGACATCTGGAAAAACCCCATGCATAAAGACCCGGTGGCCTGCAAATCACCCAGTTCCAGTGGATCCTCTCACAGAGTTGTACGCAAAAAGTCATCAGTGGATAGTACGCACACAATTTCTCGCTCCAGCGGGGAGTACACTGAGCATGTGGTGGAAAAGGCCTCATGCTTTCAGCAGACAATGGAGGAAGGGGACACCAGAGTAGAATACTGTGCAGTAAGTCGTTGCTGCAATCGAAGTGAAGTGTCATCTGCTGGAATCACGTCAAAAAGCCAAAGATCTTGTGAGG GTGAGGTCTTTAAGGTCATGGAAGAGCGTCCAATTTCTGCAGTCAGCAACTCATCCAATGTGCTTGAGTCTTTGAAGGAAGATCAGGATGATGATTATGATGACCTGCCTCCAAGCATCTCGAGAGCAACAGACTGGTCTCAAAGTGAAAGTGATGATCAACCCAAATGTGCTCATTGTTGTGGCTGCCAGTCTTCACCAAGATCTTATTTGTCCCCCAGACCTCCAAGTAAAGAATCAAGCAGTGTTGTTAACTCACTGAAGCTGAAAAAGTATAAAACCACTTTTGCAGCACCAGTAGAGCCAGACGGGATGAGTACGACATCTCCAGTTTCAAAAGTGTCCTCCAGGTCCCATCCATGTCATTGTGGAGCCATAACCCCAAGTTCAGCTGCATCTGGTCAGCAGCACAGGCCTGAGGGGAGGGCTTGTAGTACAATTTCTAGACATAGCCAAGTGTCTTGTAAATCTAGAGGCAAAGCAAGCAACCATGGAATCAATGCATCAAATGCTCTGGAGATATGTGAAGGTAATGCTGAAAACAGATCTTTAAGTCCCACGTCAGGTGTGTCGAGAAGATCTGGCAAGTCTTCTGTATGTTCATGCAATCCAGAGGGGAACGATCCAGAGAAAGCTGATTCCACATTGTTGAAGTCAAACAAATCTGCTGCATCCACTTCAAATGCTCATGAAAACTGTGAAGCTGTTAATAATACATTGGAAGTGGAAGCCACACGGGAACACTCTGAGTCTGCACTGTCTAAAAATTCAAATGCCTCTTCTACTTCAAAAATCTCCAAAAGGTCCAACTGCTCTGCTCATGAAATGTGTTCTATTGGGAAATCATTGAAATATGAACATAATGAAGCAGAAAGAGTTGAAGAAAGAACCAAAAGTGCCACATCAGCAATGTCAGCCAGGTCAGACTTTATTATTTCAGAGAGAGAGCCCACACCAGCCTTGGTCCTGACAGAAACAGATGAAGCAGAAGAAAAAAGCCAAGAAAGAGTTGTCAGCCCAATTTCTATGCATTCAAATTTATCAACTATATCGAGGACGTCCTTCAaatcaaaatctgaatattCAGAGAAAGCTAAAATGCCTAGATCTTGTAGTCCAAATGATTTCAAAGAAGTGCCATCAAAGTTACTTAATCCTCAGGGTGATAAATCAGCAAGTGCTGCTGCTCAAAATCATACCATGTCAGATAATCATTGTGGACAAGACACAGAGTTTCTTCAAGAAGTGAGATCAGCTAGTGCCATGTCTAATAAATCAAATCAATTTTCTGAACATTCATCACATACATCAGAGCAAACAACTAGGTCTGTCAAATCGTGTTGCGACTTACAAGACAAAGCCACTCCAAAGTCCAGCCTTTTTGATATTCAGTGTGAGCCGGAAACTGAAGTAACCACAGGAGAAAGACTATGCAGTTCACTGTCCAACTCCTCAAAAACTTCTGTAAAGTCAAATGTATCCTCAAAGCATTCACCCACAGAGTCTAAATCTACGGAAAGAGTTCACAGTGCAATGTCTATTAAAACAAATGCATCTAAAGGGTCATGTAAGTCCTGTAAATCAAACCACAACTTTTCAGAAAACACAGTTACCTCAGTACCAAATGATGTAACACCTGAAGAATGTGCAAGTCCAAAAAGCGAGTCAAAGAGAGCTACCAGCACAATGTCTCAGACCTCAGAAAAGTCTAATGCCTGCTCTGAAAGATCTGTCAAATCCAGTGCAAAGAGCCCTGCATTCCAGAAAATGGACAATGGCAAAGACATGATACAGAATGCCTTAACTGTGACCTCTCCATTACCTAGGACAAAGAGGTCTCCATCTCCTAGATCAAACAATGACACTGAAATTAAGAAGACTAATAGCAGAGCAACAAGTGGGATGTCAGTAAGCTCTAATGTATCATTGCAATCCCAAATATCCAGTAAATGTAATTGTCACTGCTCCTCAAGTTGTAATTTGAGAGAGACAAATCCTGAGAAGCTAAAAGAGGATGCCAAAGATGAATCTGAAGAAAGCTTGTCAGGAAAATCGAAACTATCAGCTAAATCTCTTATCAATAACATTACATCTTCAGGCAACCAGTTAGATGAGCCTCTAAGCCCGACATCGACAGCATCTGTTTCTCTTGGACTAGGAGAAGAGCACAAGGGTGAAGACTTTGATGAACAATCAATCAGTGGCATATCTGCCACCACAGAGGACGGTGGACATAAGATAAAGAATGTAAATGGAGTGGATGCTGAGGAAAGGCCaatgacagaaatgtctgtGAACTCTGCAATTTCAGACAGTCCCAGAAAGTCCCATCACAAGAACTGCAAGACTCCTGTTCAAGCCCTCTCGCCTGTCTCAACTGCAAGCATCATGTCAGCAGAACTGAAGAAGAGAATGTCAGGAAGCCAGTTAAATGAAAACAACATCAGAGTGCCCTCCACTTTGTCACTGTCATCTTCACGAAGTAAGTCACCCTCCAGAGTTTCACAGAGAAGTGCTAAAAATACAGTTATGAAAGAGAGAGATTGTGAAGCTGTCAACAACACCAACCATGCAGAAATGACTGAAACGTCCTCAAAACATGACCaaagtgaaacagcttctggaAAAGCTACACCAGCAAGTGACTGTTTACACTCTTCAGAAACTCTTCAAATGTCTAAAAATAGCCAAAGTACTAGAGAGAGTGATAAAAGATCTAAATGTTCTTCCCAATGTTTGGAAATAAATGGactgaatataaaatataacagaGACAATGATGGGGGGATGGTTAAGTCTCTTAAAACATCCACATCAGAAAGAAGATCTGTGAAAAATTATACATCCAGGCCGAATTCAGCAGTAATGTCTGATATTTCCCAAAATTGTAGAAGTCTACCACAACAGATGCCAAACAAGAAAAAAGCATCAGACAATCATCCTGATTCCTCAAGTGACAGTGTTTTATCTCAGGCACTTTCAGCAGCAGATTTGTTGAGAGATATTATTGATAATGCTAGACCAGTGAGTAGAGGATCAAAGTCAGTTACCTCCAGCAAAAATGTTGACAAGGTAgaaaataaaagccaaaaaaGCAGTAGGAGCAAACATGAGGAAGTCAACAACTCATCAGATTGCAACAACAAGGAACTGGTGCCGTCATGCTTACCGAACACTTCCCCTATAGAAGTTGTGAATGACTGGCTTAGGAACATTCCCATTGAAGGCCATGTTTATGAAATGGATGTGGAACTCACTGAATATATGACCCTAGCTCAAGGTGTTGATGAAACTTCTGAAAGGGACAAAGGTGAGGAACCAGAAAGTATAATTGAGGTAGAGGAACCTTGTGAGGATCAAGCAGGCGAGAATCATATTCAGCAGGAGACCAATGACAGTTGCGGTGAAAAAGCACAATTGGAAACTCATGAAATGGATCCTAACCCTGAAGCTTTAACCAAACAAGACAGTTTACAAAAGCAGTGCCATTCTTCGGTTCAGGTCATGAAGGTTTTACTGGGTCCAAAACTAGACAGATCCACTAGTTTACCTGAAGTCTCCCCTGTTTATGGCAGAAGATTAAGTCAGTCTGCTCAAGGACTGTTGGACTGCCTTGCAAATTTACGATTGATTGACTCAGactctaaaaatgaaaaacatcgtaaatataatgaaatcaTGATGATTCTACAGTCTCTCTGGCTCCAAAAGCCCTCTGAGGATGAACAGAAAAAGCAGAACACAAAGGAACATCGGTCCGAGGATGAATTTAACCCACGGTCTTCATCTGGGGTTGATGTAAGCGGTGGCTCCACTGGCTCTGTTAAAGGTAGCATGAATGGCGTAGTAGAAAAAATAGAGACAACTCAAGGCACAATACCACCAATTGCCGAACGAGAAGCCTCAGTGCAAGATAAAGATGAAGAAGAAAATGAGGAAAAGTCTACAACTCCTGCATTTGAATGTTTAGATCCATCCAAAGTTCTCTCAGATCCAGTTACTCCAGACattgcagagcaagtacagggGAGTCCAGTAAATACACAACTAGATGAAGACCAAGAAAATGGCATATTGCACAAAGAAGATATTCAAAGTAGTGAGAATATGAATGATTCAGATCAAACACCACAAACAACCTCTTATAAGAGCTCTGGGAATGAGAGTTACACAATGAAATCTCAAGAAAATACAAGCTCAGGAACTCCACCGTCTGTTCAGAGAGCTCCGCTTACCAAAAGAGTTTCACAAGACCCAGATCCCATTTGGGTACTGAGCTTATTAAAAAAGTTAGAAAAGCAGTTCATGTTGCACTATGCAGATGCCATGGCAGAATTCAAAGTGAGGTGGGATTTGGATGACAACGAGATGCTCGATACAATGATCAGCGAACTAAAAGAGGAAGTACACAAACGGATTCAGTTAAGTATTAACCGTGAACTGCAAAAAATCCAAAGTCGGGCTGGTAGGGGTCCGAGACCTCCGGGAAATACTCTATCAAGAGAGTCTACGGCCCAGACTGAGCAGCGACGCAAACGTCTTCGGGTCATGCGCAATAAGTCCATCTCCATGTCAAGGAGTGATGAAAATTACAATGCTTCAGGTACAGAAAACAGTGATCAACGCAGTGATGATGAATACTGCCCATGTGATGCATGCATGAAAAAGAAAATGGCATCCAGAGCAGTCCAGCAAGCTCAGGCTTTGAGTTTGGCTCCAGTTATGATGGAATTTGATCTGCGGAAAATTTTACAAATGAAAAAGGATCCAGCCAAACCTCTAGAATCAAAGCCAGAAGAACAACGTACAACCAACTTGACTTGTGGAGTggataaagaagaaaaaaacttagAAGTAGTTCATGAAGAGATAGAAGATACGAATAACGATACTAAAGGCCATGATGTTGAGATGGCAGATCAAGAAGAGCCAGATGGTGCTCTTAATGCAGTAGACAAAGGCAAAAATGCACACAACATCAAAGATGTATCTTTAGActctgagaaaagagatccAAATGAAGAGGAAACAAATGACAAAAGAGAGTCTGGTGATGTGGAAGGTGATGAAGATGAGGAGAAAGAAGGTGAGCATGTGAAAGAAGTTGTAAATGGTAAGACAGACACTGGGGGGAAAGAGGAAGTAGAGTTTGTTGAGGAAGAAACTGAGAAAGGAGATACAGAAAAGGATGAGGAGGAGAAAGTCAGTCTTAAGGAAGatgcagaaaacagtgatgcaGCTGCAAAGGCAGAAAAAGAGAATGAGATGACAGAAACTGGTGAGGAAACCGAATCAGGTGACAACGGAGCAGAAACTGAGATTGGGGAAGAGAGTACACAAGACAAGTCTGCAGAAGATGGTAGTGAATCTAAGTCAAATAAAGAGTATACACCTGAAACTACCGAAGATGAAAAGTCAGATGAGACACCAAATGAAGAGTCTGCCAGTGACAAGAATGCTGATGGAAACCAAGATGGATCTGAAGAGGACAATGGGACATCAGACACAGGACAGGACGAGGACCAGCCTGAGGGAAAAGCCAATGTGCCAAAGGTAAAGATCGAGGTTGAGGTCAGAGGAGACACAGAAAATGAAACGGACAAATGTAGCTCTGTTGAGGAAGATTTTGAGAATGATAAATCTGATGAAACCATTGATGATGGCTGTGAGAGCACACTACCAAAGCAGGTAACAAGAACATCAATGGAATCTCAACCAGGATCAGTGGAGAACTGCACAAATCAGACAGCGCAAGCTAAACTGAAAGATCTTCAGAGTTTCATGGAGAGTGTTGAAAGTCAAGGAGACAACATGGTTGTGATTACTAAACAACCACCATACAAAGAGCCACATGGACCAGGAAACCAAAAGGACATGTGCAATGGCTTGACTGAATGGCAAGTGTCTCCTAAAATAAGCAACAGGACCAGTATACAAAAGAATACAAAGGATGGACAATAA